In one window of Balaenoptera musculus isolate JJ_BM4_2016_0621 chromosome 10, mBalMus1.pri.v3, whole genome shotgun sequence DNA:
- the LOC118901513 gene encoding ribitol-5-phosphate xylosyltransferase 1-like, which produces MAFRSSNIQEFSCDGGELVNAAYERPYLCSIVGTIYENSSRQALMNILKQDGNDKLCWVSATEQWQPQETNESLKNYQDALLQSDLTLRPAGGNTECYRIYKACSYGSVPVVEDIMTAGSCGNSSVYHNPPLQLLKSMNAPFIFIKNWKELPILEKEKTIILQEKIQRRKRLLHWYQYFKAELKVRFINIVESSFLKN; this is translated from the coding sequence ATGGCCTTTAGGAGTAGCAACATACAGGAATTTTCCTGTGATGGAGGCGAATTGGTCAATGCTGCATATGAAAGGCCATACTTGTGTAGTATCGTAGGAACCATTTATGAAAATTCATCCAGACAAGCACTAATGAACATTTTGAAACAAGATGGGAATGATAAGCTTTGTTGGGTTTCAGCAACAGAACAGTGGCAGCCTCAAGAAACAAATGAAAGCCTTAAGAATTATCAAGATGCTCTGCTTCAGAGTGATCTCACATTGCGCCCAGCAGGAGGAAACACGGAGTGTTACAGAATATATAAGGCTTGCTCCTATGGCTCCGTTCCCGTGGTAGAAGACATAATGACAGCTGGCAGCTGTGGAAATTCATCTGTTTACCATAATCCTCCTCTGCAGTTACTCAAGTCCATGAATGCTCCCTTTATCTTTATTAAGAACTGGAAGGAACTTcctattttagaaaaagagaaaactataattttacaagaaaagattcaaagaagaaaaaggttaCTTCACTGGTATCAATACTTCAAAGCAGAGCTAAAAGTGAGATTTATTAATATTGTggaaagttcatttttaaagaat